In one window of Onychomys torridus chromosome 5, mOncTor1.1, whole genome shotgun sequence DNA:
- the Gfod2 gene encoding glucose-fructose oxidoreductase domain-containing protein 2 isoform X2, translating to MVTASRYYPQLMSLVGNVLRFLPAFVRMKQLIAEHYVGAVMICDARIYSGSLLSPSYGWICDELMGGGGLHTMGTYIVDLLTHLTGRKAEKVHGLLKTFVRQNASIRGIRHVTSDDFCFFQMLMGGGVCSTVTLNFNMPGAFVHEVMVVGSAGRLVARGADLYGQKNSAAQEELLVRDSLAVGAGLPEQGPQDAPLLYLKGMVYMVQALRQSFQGQGDRRTWDRTPVSMAASFEDGLYMQSVVDAIKRSSRSGEWETVEMLTEEPDANQNLCEALQRNNL from the coding sequence ATGGTGACAGCATCTCGCTACTACCCACAGCTGATGAGCCTGGTGGGGAATGTGCTGCGCTTCTTGCCTGCTTTTGTGCGTATGAAGCAGCTGATTGCAGAGCACTACGTGGGTGCGGTGATGATCTGCGATGCCCGCATCTACTCCGGGAGCCTTCTCAGCCCCAGCTATGGCTGGATATGTGATGAGCTTATGGGTGGTGGGGGCCTGCATACCATGGGTACCTATATTGTAGACCTGTTGACCCACTTGACTGGCCGGAAAGCCGAGAAGGTGCATGGGCTACTCAAGACCTTTGTGAGGCAGAATGCCAGCATCCGAGGCATCCGGCATGTCACCAGCGATGACTTCTGTTTTTTCCAGATGCTCATGGGTGGGGGGGTGTGCAGCACAGTGACGCTCAACTTCAATATGCCAGGCGCCTTTGTCCATGAAGTCATGGTTGTGGGCTCAGCAGGACGCCTTGTTGCCCGGGGAGCTGACCTCTATGGGCAGAAGAATTCTGCCGCGCAGGAGGAGCTGCTGGTGAGGGACTCGCTGGCTGTGGGTGCGGGGCTCCCTGAGCAAGGTCCCCAGGATGCCCCACTGCTCTACTTGAAAGGGATGGTCTACATGGTGCAGGCCTTGCGCCAGTCCTTCCAGGGACAGGGGGACCGCCGTACCTGGGACCGCACCCCAGTCTCCATGGCCGCCTCATTTGAGGATGGACTGTACATGCAGAGCGTGGTGGATGCCATTAAAAGGTCGAGCCGATCTGGGGAATGGGAGACTGTGGAGATGCTGACCGAGGAGCCAGATGCCAACCAGAACCTGTGTGAAGCGCTTCAGCGGAACAACCTGTGA
- the Gfod2 gene encoding glucose-fructose oxidoreductase domain-containing protein 2 isoform X1, which produces MKLLPGVGVFGTGSSARVLVPLLRAEGFTVEALWGETEEEAKQLAEEMNITFYTSRTDDVLLHQDVDLVCINIPPPLTRQISVKALGIGKNVVCEKAATSVDAFRMVTASRYYPQLMSLVGNVLRFLPAFVRMKQLIAEHYVGAVMICDARIYSGSLLSPSYGWICDELMGGGGLHTMGTYIVDLLTHLTGRKAEKVHGLLKTFVRQNASIRGIRHVTSDDFCFFQMLMGGGVCSTVTLNFNMPGAFVHEVMVVGSAGRLVARGADLYGQKNSAAQEELLVRDSLAVGAGLPEQGPQDAPLLYLKGMVYMVQALRQSFQGQGDRRTWDRTPVSMAASFEDGLYMQSVVDAIKRSSRSGEWETVEMLTEEPDANQNLCEALQRNNL; this is translated from the exons ATGAAGTTGCTGCCAGGAGTGGGCGTGTTTGGGACTGGCAGCTCAGCCCGGGTCCTAGTCCCGCTGCTGAGGGCAGAGGGGTTCACCGTGGAGGCCCTGTGGGGAGAGACCGAGGAGGAAGCAAAGCAGCTGGCCGAGGAGATGAATATCACCTTCTACACCAGCCGGACTGATGACGTCTTGCTGCATCAAGATGTAGACCTGGTGTGCATCAACATCCCACCTCCACTCACCCGACAGATATCCGTGAAGGCTCTAG GAATTGGGAAGAATGTGGTATGTGAGAAGGCAGCAACATCAGTAGATGCCTTCCGGATGGTGACAGCATCTCGCTACTACCCACAGCTGATGAGCCTGGTGGGGAATGTGCTGCGCTTCTTGCCTGCTTTTGTGCGTATGAAGCAGCTGATTGCAGAGCACTACGTGGGTGCGGTGATGATCTGCGATGCCCGCATCTACTCCGGGAGCCTTCTCAGCCCCAGCTATGGCTGGATATGTGATGAGCTTATGGGTGGTGGGGGCCTGCATACCATGGGTACCTATATTGTAGACCTGTTGACCCACTTGACTGGCCGGAAAGCCGAGAAGGTGCATGGGCTACTCAAGACCTTTGTGAGGCAGAATGCCAGCATCCGAGGCATCCGGCATGTCACCAGCGATGACTTCTGTTTTTTCCAGATGCTCATGGGTGGGGGGGTGTGCAGCACAGTGACGCTCAACTTCAATATGCCAGGCGCCTTTGTCCATGAAGTCATGGTTGTGGGCTCAGCAGGACGCCTTGTTGCCCGGGGAGCTGACCTCTATGGGCAGAAGAATTCTGCCGCGCAGGAGGAGCTGCTGGTGAGGGACTCGCTGGCTGTGGGTGCGGGGCTCCCTGAGCAAGGTCCCCAGGATGCCCCACTGCTCTACTTGAAAGGGATGGTCTACATGGTGCAGGCCTTGCGCCAGTCCTTCCAGGGACAGGGGGACCGCCGTACCTGGGACCGCACCCCAGTCTCCATGGCCGCCTCATTTGAGGATGGACTGTACATGCAGAGCGTGGTGGATGCCATTAAAAGGTCGAGCCGATCTGGGGAATGGGAGACTGTGGAGATGCTGACCGAGGAGCCAGATGCCAACCAGAACCTGTGTGAAGCGCTTCAGCGGAACAACCTGTGA